A window from Citrus sinensis cultivar Valencia sweet orange chromosome 5, DVS_A1.0, whole genome shotgun sequence encodes these proteins:
- the LOC102611160 gene encoding (R)-limonene synthase 1, chloroplastic-like, with the protein MSSCINPSTLVTSVNGFKCLPLATNKAAIRIMAKNKPVQCLVSAKYDNLTVDRRSANYQPSIWDHDFLQSLNSNYTDETYKRREEELKGKVMTTIKDVTEPLNQLELIDSLQRLGLAYHFETEIRNILHDIYNSNNDYVWRKENLYATSLEFRLLRQHGYPVSQEVFNGFKDDQGGFICDDFKGVLSLHEASYFSLEGESIMEEAWQFTSKHLKEVMISKSKQGDVFVAEQAKRGLELPLHWKVPMLEARWFIDVYEKREDKNHLLLELAKLEFNVLQAIYQEELKDVSRWWKDIGLGEKLSFARDSLVASFVWSMGIVFEPQFAYCRRILTITFALISVIDDIYDVYGTLDELELFADAVERWDINYALNHLPDYMKICFLALYNLVNEFTYYVLKQQDFDILRSIKNAWLRNIQAYLVEAKWYHGKYTPTLGEFLENGLVSIGGPMVTMTAYLSGTNPIIEKELEFLESNQDISHWSFKILRLQDDLGTSSDEIRRGDVPKSIQCYMHETGASEEVAREHIKDMMRQMWKKVNAYRADKDFPLSQTTVEFILNVVRVSHFMYLHGDGHGAQNQETMDVVFTLLFQPIPLDDKHIVATSSPVTKG; encoded by the exons ATGTCTTCTTGCATTAATCCCTCAACCTTGGTTACCTCTGTAAATGGTTTCAAATGTCTTCCTCTTGCAACAAATAAAGCAGCCATCAGAATCATGGCAAAAAATAAGCCAGTCCAATGCCTAGTCAGCGCCAAATATGATAATTTGACAGTTGATAGGAGATCAGCAAACTACCAACCTTCAATTTGGGACCATGATTTTTTGCAGTCATTGAATAGCAACTATACG GATGAAACATACAAAAGACGAGAAGAAGAGCTGAAGGGAAAAGTAATGACAACGATTAAGGATGTAACCGAGCCTCTGAATCAGTTGGAGCTGATTGACAGCTTGCAAAGACTTGGATTGGCTTATCATTTTGAGACTGAGATTCGGAACATATTGCATGATATCTACAACAGTAATAACGATTATGtttggagaaaagaaaatctgtATGCAACCTCCCTTGAATTCAGACTACTTAGACAACATGGCTATCCTGTTTCTCAAG AGGTCTTCAATGGTTTTAAAGACGACCAGGGAGGCTTCATTTGTGATGATTTCAAGGGAGTACTGAGCTTGCATGAAGCCTCGTATTTCAGCTTAGAAGGAGAAAGCATCATGGAGGAGGCCTGGCAATTCACCAGTAAACATCTAAAAGAAGTGATGATCAGCAAGAGCAAGCAAGGGGATGTCTTTGTAGCAGAACAAGCAAAGCGTGGACTGGAGCTCCCTCTGCATTGGAAAGTTCCAATGTTAGAGGCAAGGTGGTTCATAGACGTTTATGAGAAAAGAGAGGACAAGAACCACCTTTTACTTGAGCTCGCTAAGTTGGAATTCAACGTTTTGCAGGCAATTTACCAGGAAGAACTTAAAGATGTTTCAAG GTGGTGGAAGGATATAGGTCTTGGAGAGAAACTGAGCTTTGCGAGGGACAGCTTGGTAGCATCCTTCGTATGGAGCATGGGGATAGTGTTTGAGCCTCAATTCGCCTACTGTAGGAGAATACTCACAATCACATTTGCTCTAATTTCAGTGATTGATGATATTTATGATGTTTATGGAACTTTGGATGAACTTGAGCTATTTGCTGATGCTGTTGAGAG GTGGGACATCAATTATGCTTTGAACCACCTTCCGGACTATATGAAAATCTGTTTTCTTGCGCTTTACAACTTGGTTAATGAATTTACTTATTACGTACTCAAACAACAGGATTTTGATATACTTCGAAGTATAAAAAATGCG TGGCTTCGCAATATACAAGCCTACTTAGTGGAGGCAAAATGGTACCATGGTAAGTACACGCCAACACTGGGAGAATTCTTGGAAAATGGATTGGTATCAATAGGAGGCCCTATGGTTACAATGACTGCATACCTTTCTGGGACAAATCCAATCATTGAGAAGGAACTAGAATTTTTAGAAAGTAATCAAGATATAAGTCACTGGTCATTCAAGATTCTTCGTCTTCAAGATGATTTGGGAACTTCATCg GATGAGATACGAAGAGGGGATGTTCCGAAATCAATCCAGTGTTACATGCATGAAACTGGTGCCTCGGAGGAAGTTGCTCGTGAACACATCAAGGATATGATGAGACAGATGTGGAAGAAGGTGAATGCATACAGAGCTGATAAAGATTTTCCCTTATCGCAAACTACAGTCGAATTCATATTGAATGTTGTGAGAGTGTCCCATTTTATGTATCTACATGGAGATGGGCATGGAGCTCAAAACCAAGAGACTATGGATGTAGTTTTCACATTGCTTTTTCAGCCAATTCCCTTGGACGACAAACACATAGTTGCCACATCATCACCTGTCACCAAAGGATGA